The Fibrobacter sp. UWEL genome includes the window TGCGCAAAGCTGTTCGGCGCTGTAGCACTCTGTGGTCAGGGCTTCACAGGTGGTTCCGCTGGGGTTTCCTGCAACGCTGGAACTAGAGACTGTGGGGACCGGGGCTGACGGTGTGGTGCTTCCGGAATTATCTCCGCAGGCGGTAAGATTCAATGCGGCGGCAGTTGCGAGCGCAGCCAACAGAATAGGGGCTTTCGAAAACAGCTTGTTCTTCATGGAAATCCTCAAAATGATCTATAGGTAATATAGATTATTGCTCCGAAAAAACTTGTAAATAAATATTGTAGATGAACCCCGCAGGAATAATAGGCCAGTAAAAAAAAGACAAGCCTCGGAATGCGAGGCTTGTCTTTACGCTGATGCTGACTTTCGTCAGCGCGACATTTAAGGATTACTTCTTGAAGTAGTTGGCGACTTCGTCGTGAACAAGACCGTTGGAGGCGAAGCTGGTGTAGCCTTCGTAAATGGGGGCTACGGGCTTGCCGTTGGCGTCGAACAAATCCGTCTTTCCATCGAGGGTTGTGAACTTGCCACCGGCTTCCTTGAATAGCAGGGGATAAGGTGCAATATCCCAGAGGGAGACCACGGGGTCGATCATCAGTTCGGCGCGGCCGGCGGCTACCAGGTAGTAGCCGTAGCAATCGCCCCAACCGCGATGGAGACGTGCGGCACGACGTACGGCTGCGTACTGCTCGCCATAGCCTGCTGTTTCCATAGTGTTGACGGTGCCGCTCAAAACCAGAGAGTCGGCCAGGGTGCTGACCTTGGAACAACTTACGCTGCGTCCGTCCAGGAATGCGCCGCCGTCCTTCATTGCCCAAACAGCGGTGTTCATGGCGGGAATGCGGATGAGGCTTGCAATCGCTTCGCCGCGCTTGTACAAAGCAATCAAAGTCCCGAACAGCGGAACGCCGTGGATGAATGCCTTGGTGCCGTCGATGGGGTCGATGACCCACTGGTATTCTGCATCGGGGCTTTCAATTCCCATTTCTTCGCCAATGACGCCAAAGCCTGGAGTTTCCTTTGCCCAGAATTCGCGGCAAAGTTCTTCAGTGCTCTTGTCGGCGATGGTCACGGGAGTCTTGTCGGCCTTCCATTCCACGCCAACGTCATTCTGGAAATACTTCAGAATGTTACCCTGAGCCAGTTCGGCTGCCTTAAGGGCGATTTTCAATAAATCAAGATTTTCTTTTGTAGCTGCCATGATTCTAGATCCTTCGACTTCGCTGCGCTCCGCTCAGGATGACACAGGGGGTTATCCTTTAACCCACTTTTCGACCAAGTCCATAAGGAACTTGTTTTCTTCAGGCTTGCCTAGGGTAATGCGGACGTGTTCCGGCAAACCGAAGCTGGTGAGGCCGCGGATAATCATGCCGTTTTCTTCCAGGAACTGCACCATTTCCTTGGCCTTAGGGCCGATGTGCACGCAGATGAAGTTGCCCTGAGTGGGGAGAACCTTGAAACCGAAACCTTCGAAGAAGGGCTTAAGCACCTTGATGCCTTCT containing:
- a CDS encoding inositol monophosphatase family protein, producing the protein MAATKENLDLLKIALKAAELAQGNILKYFQNDVGVEWKADKTPVTIADKSTEELCREFWAKETPGFGVIGEEMGIESPDAEYQWVIDPIDGTKAFIHGVPLFGTLIALYKRGEAIASLIRIPAMNTAVWAMKDGGAFLDGRSVSCSKVSTLADSLVLSGTVNTMETAGYGEQYAAVRRAARLHRGWGDCYGYYLVAAGRAELMIDPVVSLWDIAPYPLLFKEAGGKFTTLDGKTDLFDANGKPVAPIYEGYTSFASNGLVHDEVANYFKK